A genomic region of Magnolia sinica isolate HGM2019 chromosome 6, MsV1, whole genome shotgun sequence contains the following coding sequences:
- the LOC131249466 gene encoding RING-H2 finger protein ATL29-like, which produces MPTGLVNHQTTETYKPWSENGNSLPVLLTVTLLVFVLFGFFSVYFCRYLASPTWLRRRNSAPDIAAGAQSQSPSKGLDPSLLSSFPTFVYSSVKDLREGKYGLECAVCLSEFDENDVLRLLTVCSHVFHHDCIDLWLGSHTTCPVCRQDLNPVEKSLEVRIAVAESDNRGTDQGLGEEEEEQQHRMSFKEEEEGRGEGGAEAEDGRRRHLADLDRLHRSNSTGHTVERSRGTDDRFTLRLPEDVRKRISRERNWTGSCVTFGDFSGNADAAKNDVDTTGSRLTD; this is translated from the coding sequence ATGCCGACCGGTCTTGTAAATCATCAAACAACGGAAACTTACAAGCCTTGGTCGGAAAACGGAAACTCCCTTCCCGTACTCCTCACCGTCACCCTCCTCGTATTCGTCCTCTTCGGCTTCTTCTCCGTCTACTTCTGCCGGTACCTCGCCAGTCCTACCTGGCTCCGTCGGAGGAACTCCGCCCCTGACATCGCAGCCGGTGCACAGAGCCAGAGCCCCAGCAAAGGCCTCGATCCGTCGCTCCTCTCCTCCTTCCCAACGTTCGTGTACTCGTCGGTGAAGGACCTCCGCGAAGGGAAGTACGGCCTGGAATGTGCCGTCTGCCTCTCCGAGTTTGATGAGAATGACGTCCTGAGGCTGCTGACGGTCTGCAGCCATGTGTTCCACCATGACTGCATTGATCTCTGGCTCGGGTCCCACACCACGTGTCCCGTCTGCAGGCAGGATCTCAACCCGGTGGAGAAATCGCTGGAAGTCAGAATTGCGGTGGCGGAAAGTGACAATCGAGGAACGGATCAAGGGttaggagaagaagaagaggagcaaCAGCATAGAATGTCTTtcaaagaggaggaggaggggagAGGTGAGGGCGGTGCTGAGGCGGAGGATGGGAGGAGGAGACACTTGGCGGATTTGGATAGGCTACATAGGTCCAACTCTACTGGACATACGGTTGAAAGGAGTAGGGGTACGGACGACCGATTCACGTTGAGACTGCCAGAGGACGTTAGGAAACGGATTTCAAGGGAACGGAATTGGACGGGAAGCTGCGTCACCTTTGGAGATTTCTCCGGTAATGCCGATGCCGCTAAGAATGACGTGGACACCACAGGGTCGCGGCTCACTGACTGA